From Theileria annulata chromosome 1, complete sequence, *** SEQUENCING IN PROGRESS ***, one genomic window encodes:
- a CDS encoding autophagy protein, putative (Tap349e08.q2ks7.C.cand.4 - score = 117.01): MDENILIFKPQVYKIDSSFFEELYHIKLKKLKQGLNNLSIKSLVTVDGTFLIDKYSFDLNHCRFGERPEQPLAEFVRYTLEKELLDKNSENVYKNDGCTCRFVQGTLVVFDSLLELRKYDKKAFISSHFDLECTTPDKPLISSHIFKKLSSGFEEYYYKVNHFFIFCFMDLKSRSGYYYIADPVVTTKSPFAYSYLGVVNNTTYMQSYNNFKLSDLNAILIHFKSNTLGDLFFIYSRLHSRVFRTKDFLYDGVNVSLNGEGVPLESVYICSYSCFNGGKDLPKFWRNFLLSFCIENRIFGENLNLVIVNSKLFETDEIYSQAFVYCIKTPSEDEFRDLSIVYGFRHHISKETLSYEYYYSFMDHVDNEKLNLELITWRILPELNLDKILNLKVCIIGLGTLGCSLVRQLLAWGVETFVLVDSGFVTNSTRQSLYTHKYCFNNTPKVDAAEKMIFKIKPDCKLTIVNTEIPMIGHSYCENFLNEQLKNTKAIVASSDVIVLATDSKESRWLPSLIASQMNMKGEKCPLVVSAGLGFDSFMIVRHSYKDFKGSCYFCSESQAPRDTITGRPFDETCTVVKAGITDICASMVVELIVSLTQHEKMFAADHGDKTCIGKTPHSIRFSLSDYKCSELYAEPSEMCICCSENVLNKLKTDEDIIEVFKDPTILMKYSKLESFIDQLSDYKINEEKEEGYVVL, encoded by the exons atggatgaaaatatattaatttttaaaccaCAAGTTTATAAAATAGATTCTTCGTTCTTTGAAGAATTGTATCATATAAAACTCAAAAAGCTTAAACAAGgactaaataatttgtcAATAAAGTCACTAGTAACAGTAGACGGGACGTTTTTGATAGATAAATACTCATTTGACTTAAATCACTGCAGATTTGGGGAGAGGCCGGAACAACCACTGGCTGAATTCGTGAGATACACCCTTGAAAAGGaattattagataaaaattcagaaaatgtatataaaaatgatggTTGTACTTGTAGATTTGTACAAGGAACTTTGGTAGTATTTGATTCACTGTTAGAATTGAgaaaatatgataaaaaGGCCTTTATTTCGAGCCATTTTGACCTGGAATGTACGACACCAGATAAACCACTAATATCTTCACacattttcaaaaaattaagTTCTGGGTTTGAAGAATACTACTACAAAGTTAACCATTTCTTTATATTCTGCTTCATGGATTTAAAAAGCCGTTCAGGGTACTACTACATAGCTGACCCAGTGGTTACTACCAAGAGCCCATTCGCATACTCTTACCTAGGTGTAGTAAACAATACGACATATATGCAAAGTTACAACAACTTTAAGTTATCAGATCTTAACGCGATTCTAATACATTTCAAGTCAAACACACTTGGAGACCTTTTCTTCATCTACAGTAGACTCCATAGCAGAGTATTCAGAACTAAAGATTTCCTGTACGACGGTGTTAATGTGAGTTTAAACGGAGAGGGTGTTCCATTGGAATCGGTATATATATGCTCATATTCATGTTTTAACGGAGGTAAGGACCTGCCCAAGTTTTGGCGTAACTTTTTGCTCTCTTTTTGTATTGAAAACCGAATTTTCGgagaaaatttaaacttgGTTATAGTGAATTCAAAGCTCTTTGAAACAGATGAAATATATTCACAAGCATTTGTATACTGTATTAAGACACCGTCAGAGGATGAGTTTAGGGATTTGTCAATAGTTTACGGTTTCAGACATCATATATCCAAGGAAACTTTGAGTTACGAGTACTACTACTCATTTATGGATCATGTGGATAACGAAAAGTTAAATTTGGAGTTAATAACCTGGAGAATATTGCCAGAGCtaaatttagataaaatattaaaccTGAAAGTATGTATCATAGGATTGGGAACACTAGGATGTAGTCTAGTTCGACAGCTTTTGGCTTGGGGTGTAGA GACTTTTGTACTGGTCGATAGTGGTTTTGTGACAAACTCTACTAGACAGTCTTTATATACTCATAAATACTGTTTCAACAAT ACACCGAAGGTGGACGCTGCTgaaaaaatgatttttaaGATTAAGCCGGATTGCAAACTGACAATTGTTAACACAGAAATACCGATGATAG GTCACAGTTATTgtgaaaattttttaaatgaaCAGCTTAAAAACACAAAGGCAATTGTCGCATCATCAGATGTCATTGTTCTGGCAACTGATTCAAAAGAGTCAAGATGGCTCCCATCACTCATCGCTTCACAAAT GAACATGAAAGGTGAAAAATGTCCACTGGTGGTATCAGCAGGGCTTGGATTTGACTCATTTATGATAGTAAGGCACAGTTATAAGGATTTTAAAGGCTCCTGTTACTTCTGCAGTGAGTCCCAGGCACCTAGAGATACTATTACAGGAAG GCCATTTGATGAAACATGTACAGTAGTAAAGGCCGGGATAACAGATATATGTGCTTCAATGGTAGTAGAGTTAATAGTTTCGTTAACTCAGCATGAAAAGATGTTTGCGGCAGATCATGGAGATAAAACGTGCATTGGAAAAACTCCGCACTCAATAAGGTTCTCACTCTCAG acTACAAGTGCTCAGAACTTTATGCAGAACCTTCAGAAATGTGTATTTGCTGTTCAGAAAATGTACTAAATAAGCTTAAAACAGATGAAGATATCATTGAG GTGTTTAAAGACCCAACGATTCTAATGAAGTACTCAAAACTCGAATCATTCATAGATCAACTGTCagattataaaataaacgAAGAGAAAGAAGAAGGCTATGTAGTTTTGTAA
- a CDS encoding threonyl-tRNA synthetase, putative (Tap349e08.q2ks7.C.cand.4 - score = 117.01) — protein MGNDPNLSSDNCSEKVVKDHNSFNLQTNPKFIKDRLELFNALYQKQQQKLKERENLDISLVLVTDDGEVSVSGKSFLTTPYNVLYSLDKKRAKKAVVAKVLYENRPSEVFADVDEDNSDKSASEWVLWDMHRPFEDSCKVEFLDFNSEQGQHVYWHSSAHILGSALETCFGGFLTIGPALSSGFYYDVYLGNNSVKPEDVKPLLSHVEALTNLNSPFERLVCTKEEALELMKYNPFKVQLIKNKVPDGENTVCYRCGDFVDLCRGPHIPTTSMVRANSFDVTKISSSYWLSNAKSDTLQRVYGISFPEKEQLKMYKNRIEEAKQRDHRTIGTDLKLFYFDTVHSPGSCFWLPNGAKIYNRLVEFMRDNYRVRGYQEVITPNIFSCDLWKQSGHYDNYKENMYLFNLEDTEWGMKPMNCPGHCLMFKHLFLSYKQLPLRLADFGVLHRNELTGSLSGLTRVRRFQQDDAHIFCTREQIMDEVLNILTFIGKVYSLFDFRYEFKLSTKPAKALGEDELWEIAEKSLEEALNKTGTKWTMNPGDGAFYGPKIDVVLFDCLDREHQCGTIQLDFNLPIRFNLEYRDKSESSAENVRCGFNRPVIIHRAIFGSIERFVAIVLEQTKGKLPFWLSPNQLLFIPITDNHLDYALELYEKFNALGSNTNYIILIMIINGLGYNVDVDKSNNTINKKIKFGQQQRWNYMGIVGDREVETRTVSLRPRDSDEQNVISLDDLVKLFESQQLKYV, from the exons ATGGGAAATGATCCTAATTTATCGTCTGATAACTGCTCTGAAAAGGTTGTCAAAGATCACAATTCCTTTAACCTACAAACTAACCCAAAATTCATCAAGGACAGATTAGAACTTTTCAATGCTCTATACCAGAAACAacaacaaaaattaaaag agCGTGAGAATTTGGATATTTCGTTGGTACTAGTTACAGATGATGGAGAAGTATCAGTGTCTGGAAAGTCATTCCTTACAACCCCTTACAATGTTCTATACTCACTTGACAAGAAAAGAGCAAAGAAAGCAGTAGTAGCAAAG GTGTTGTATGAAAATAGACCATCTGAGGTTTTTGCAGATGTGGATGAGGATAACTCAGATAAGTCAGCTTCAGAATGGGTACTTTGGGACATGCACAGACCATTTGAAGACTCGTGTAAAGTTGAATTTCTAGATTTCAACTCGGAACAAGGACAACATGTGTACTGGCATTCATCAGCCCACATCCTAg GAAGTGCATTGGAAACTTGTTTTGGTGGGTTCTTGACAATAGGACCAGCATTATCGTCAGGGTTCTACTATGATGTATATCTAGGAAACAAT agTGTAAAACCTGAAGATGTAAAGCCATTATTAAGCCATGTCGAAGCATTGactaatttaaatagtCCATTTGAGAGATTGGTGTGTACTAAAGAAGAGGCACTGGAACTTATGAAGTATAACCCATTCAAGGTTCAGCTTATTAAGAACAAGGTCCCAGATGGGGAAAACACAGTGTGCTACAGATGTGGAGATTTTGTGGACCTTTGCAGAGGACCTCACATACCAACAACTTCAATGGTCAGAGCAAACTCATTTGATGTCACAAAGATCTCCTCATCATACTGGCTCTCAAATGCAAAGTCTGATACTCTACAGAGAGTCTACGGCATATCATTCCCAGAAAAGGAACAGCTGAAAATGTACAAGAATAGAATTGAAGAAGCTAAACAACGAGATCACAGGACTATTGGGACTGACTTGAAGCTTTTCTATTTCGATACAGTTCACTCTCCAG GTTCATGTTTCTGGTTACCGAATGGAGCAAAGATCTATAATAGACTTGTAGAATTCATGAGA GACAATTACAGAGTGAGAGGATACCAAGAAGTTATAACTCCAAATATCTTTTCGTGTGATCTCTGGAAACAATCTGGTCACTACGACAACTACAAG GAGAACATGTACCTGTTTAATCTTGAGGACACTGAGTGGGGAATGAAACCGATGAACTGTCCAGGGCACTGTCTTATGTTTAAACATCTCTTTTTATCATATAAACAGCTACCATTGAGACTTGCTGACTTTGGAGTTCTACACCGTAATGAACTTACAGGTTCACTTTCAGGACTCACCAG GGTTAGAAGATTTCAACAGGATGATGCACACATTTTCTGCACCAGGGAACAAATCATGGATGAAGTGTTAAATATCCTAACATTTATTGGGAAAGTTTACTCACTTTTCGATTTCAGATACGAGTTCAAATTATCAACAAAACCAGCAAAAGCTCTAG GTGAGGATGAATTGTGGGAAATTGCAGAAAAATCTCTGGAAGAAGCCCTGAATAAAACTGGAACTAAATG GACAATGAATCCTGGAGATGGAGCATTTTATGGACCTAAGATAGATGTGGTGTTGTTTGACTGTCTGGATAGAGAACATCAGTGTGGAACAATACAACTGGACTTTAATCTACCAATTCGATTTAATCTCGAATACAGAGATAAAA GTGAGAGTTCTGCTGAGAATGTTAGATGTGGTTTCAATAGACCTGTGATAATCCATAGAGCAATTTTCGGATCAATAGAACGTTTTGTAGCCATTGTACTTGAACAAACTAAAGGGAAATTACCATTTTGGCTCTCACCCAACCAATTGTTATTTATCCCAATAACTGACAATCACCTTGATTACGCACTTGAGTTATATGAAAAATTCAATGCTCTAGGTTCAAacactaattatataatattaataatgataataaatggTTTAGGTTATAACGTTGATGTTGATAAGTCGAACAACACAATTAATAAGAAGATCAAGTTTGGACAGCAGCAGAGGTGGAACTACATGGGTATTGTGGGTGATCGTGAAGTTGAGACCAGAACAGTTTCCTTGAGACCTAGGGACTCTGATGAGCAAAACGTAATTTCTCTGGACGATCTCGTTAAGTTATTTGAGTCACAACAATTGaaatatgtttaa
- a CDS encoding transketolase subunit, putative (Tap349e08.q2ks7.cand.134 - score = 34.31;~2 probable transmembrane helices predicted for TA06600 by TMHMM2.0 at aa 92-114 and 124-143): MIAFSKNIIGKLLPKNLFSQRLFSTFNPKGPTKEMNMCTAINDAMHISMAEDPTTCVFGEDVAFGGVFRCSVGLLDRFGESRVFNTPIAENGIVAFGIGLAALGHNAIAEIQFADYIFPAFDQVITIGYISNFNNLYLIIIIVNEAAKFRYRSGGAWDVGKLTIRSTWGGVGHGGLYHSQSPESQFAHAAGLKIVVPRGAYQAKGLLLSSIRDPNPVIFFEPKMLYRQSVDQVPVEDYQLELSKAEVLKEGKDVTMVGYGTSVGPMMKAAKLAEEEHGLSVEVIDLQTVFPWDVETVERSVNKTRKLIVTHEAPKTLGMGSEIAATITERCFHNLEAPVKRVCGYDTPFPLVYEKHYLPDQYKLLEAAIQMCK; this comes from the exons ATGATTGCGTTCTCTAAGAATATAATCGGGAAGCTCCTTCCTAAGAACTTATTCTCTCAACGCCTTTTCTCGACATTTAACCCGAAAGGGCCAACTAAGGAAATGAACATGTGTACCGCAATCAACGACGCTATGCACATTTCAATGGCCGAAGATCCCAc TACATGTGTTTTTGGTGAAGATGTTGCATTTGGAGGTGTGTTCAGATGTTCGGTTGGCCTTTTGGATAGATTCGGAGAAAGCCGTGTTTTCAATACTCCAATAGCAGAAAAT ggTATTGTGGCTTTTGGGATAGGCTTAGCAGCACTTGGACATAACGCAATTGCCGAAATTCAATTTGCTGATTACATATTCCCAGCATTCGATCAAGTAATAACTATTGGTTAtatatctaattttaataatttatatctCATTATAATA aTTGTGAATGAGGCTGCAAAGTTTAGATATAGATCAGGAGGAGCATGGGATGTTGGAAAGCTTACCATCAGGTCAACCTGGGGTGGAGTCGGCCATGGAGGCTTATATCACTCACAGTCACCAGAATCACAATTTGCACATGCAGCTGGCCTTAAGATAGTTGTTCCCAGAGGTGCCTACCAGGCCAAAGGATTACTTCTGAGTTCTATCAGAGACCCGAACCCAGTCATATTCTTTGAGCCGAAAATGCTATACAGACAAAGCGTAGACCAGGTTCCAGTTGAGGATTATCAACTGGAGCTATCTAAAGCCGAAGTTCTAAAGGAAGGGAAAGAT GTGACGATGGTGGGGTACGGCACTTCAGTAGGTCCGATGATGAAGGCAGCCAAATTGGCTGAGGAAGAACACGGACTGAGCGTTGAGGTAATTGACCTCCAGACAGTCTTCCCATGGGACGTTGAGACCGTAGAACGCTCAGTGAACAAGACTAGGAAACTTATAGTGACTCACGAGGCTCCC aaaactCTTGGAATGGGTTCTGAAATCGCCGCTACAATCACTGAAAGGTGCTTTCACAACTTAGAGGCCCCAGTAAAAAGAGTTTGTGGCTACGATACTCCATTCCCTCTGGTTTATGAGAAGCACTACCTTCCAGACCAATACAAGTTATTAGAGGCGGCTAtccaaatgtgtaaataa
- a CDS encoding uncharacterized protein (Tap349e08.q2ks7.cand.133 - score = 26.45;~Signal peptide predicted for TA06595 by SignalP 2.0 HMM (Signal peptide probability 0.937, signal anchor probability 0.000) with cleavage site probability 0.841 between residues 16 and 17) — MTIILLLNLFMIIIYAREDFKHIGSHKFRFNDEILDISRDVNIKKAVPIQSRVNNNFENSQKLFKKYSLLKIKKMEQDNTNTQSIGYTTQDYPNPAINPELCLHNFFMKSHICDPDGILTEEEQKNLNHKLLDSNLNIFVTISQNIFVETGVSKSDAQISFANEILKKYSESFHSDYNKSILLSYVKEFGNLKIVSGEYMIGKKIKQEFIDTLEQEFQTNQKELYKSFNTVIEKLVQKIIKSDISNSFRILIKNEK, encoded by the exons atgacCATAATTTTACTACTAAACTTATTCATGATTATAATCTATGCTAGAGAGGATTTTAAGCATATAGGATCGCACAAATTCAGGTTCAATGATGAGATTTTAGATATAAGCCGAGATGT taatattaaaaaagCTGTTCCTATTCAATCTAGGgttaacaataattttgaaaactcacaaaaattatttaaaaaatattctcttttgaaaattaagaaaatgGAACAAGATAATACAAACACACAGTCGATTGGATACACGACTCAGGATTACCCTAACCCTGCCATAAATCCCGAACTATGTTTACACAATTT TTTCATGAAGTCGCACATATGTGATCCTGACGGAATCCTAACGGAGGAGGAGCAGAAAAACTTAAAccataaattattagacTCTAATTTgaat ATTTTTGTAACCATTTCCCAGAACATTTTCGTTGAAACAGGTGTTTCTAAATCTGATGCTCAGATATCATTTGctaatgaaattttaaa gaAATATTCTGAATCATTTCATTCAGATTACAATAAGTCCATACTGCTCAGCTATGTAAAG GAATTTGGAAACCTTAAAATCGTTTCTGGAG AGTATATGATTGGTAAGAAAATCAAGCAG gAGTTTATTGACACTTTGGAACAAGAATTTCAAACTAACCAAAAAGAACTTTACAAGTCATTCAATACTGTAATAGAGAAACTAGTCCAAAAGATAATCAAATCTGATATAAGTAATTCATTTAGGATTCTAATAAAAAAcgaaaaataa
- a CDS encoding uncharacterized protein (Tap349e08.q2ks7.cand.132 - score = 80.77), translating to MSNLDADLDDIVRSYLSTHDIYKQNSYRNSILLSANRSGTTNFIKILNNIYEEGDDPVDRKNVLNLLYEVVSRTEQLFDTKAVLELLLKFLKLTICVQLSLSTMRAMIERHSNSEPTFYENVQEFHEVVSHKKISEYPQKCRMDYLYISDYLVDLFISKKIDKINLKLICDEVSGERDPRNILVMFNLISKLASVAGTDEDFEYISRTISVYYPIQFEPPENDTIKITPLQLKKSLLSCFMSSHKLGPYSMEILMDSLYSEFSLSLNYTSVISDTLYFLTACKPVYQDCFNNFVGQLIQIMKIELLDNKLLEPTGPSDIPSELYECEELDQLNLSKVKEIGSKYYRTWNFVDEKVKLFGEIMRLFVETIHEANDLIDEFLKLIAGNLYSNNSVGYLVDIMCENPKVHNKVIEFIIVPVLKNINGAETCDVNDVLNILVMFIMPKILINCESQISNSKLIESLLCLVDPEIKSKDKLDYELDTQRNVQYLKLLALSSCIIDDKIVEKLVPFLLDKIFPSQYNIDLTDQEFDKSPTKDEELYFLECLICLYKCHNKKNVKILRSLNSICSKVTESYDFHKSLSRMSYINRNGRQINILNKMCGLFKSVLEQTGEDSLDQVSQDSLEQVSHSLENTSDNLLFQLVVKILIILFKSLKCLIGFKMVLDSVNEEDVSDMFISYSSLIPCAFENGCRELVLKLYTKEQLLKDLKNLILLYKDSFYNDEKNIIRVIFLTSSVPRIIKYLNEAVESDFKFLNTDFTFLNTDFRFLNVYLNKYKEDLKIQLNCGNELFSSGLELMNLESDLICGGYFKDFEKLRSFSYFNGSLLVKYGLNRYKFDLADLISKIKLLENYRVKNLEYEDLFLLIVPISINRVKPIIKYQLIDIRKTYQDEVSGSDEKLLEFLKNKIKEDTNLVPNYQENLSDISKIELYIVLISIMLNKGENIEVESINMIIEGINEILSMFKEIKSNNGEQNSLEWELTREYVHWCFDKYLMCLQQLLYGVVSRDSVKERHEYFGQDFDNVLEELINVYEINQVPFSRILTILITNSVMKISGLEIYTKQKVRTLDNIINLVN from the exons atgTCTAACCTTGACGCTGATTTGGATGATATAGTCAGATCATACCTATCTACACATGAcatatataaacaaaattcATATCGCAATAGTATACTTCTATCAGCAAATAGATCAGGAACaacaaattttatcaaaattctcaataatatatacGAAGAG GGAGATGACCCAGTAGATCGcaaaaatgtattaaatcTATTATATGAAGTTGTATCAAGAACAGAACAACTTTTCGACACAAAAGCTGTTTTAGAATTGTTATTGAAAttcctaaaattaacaatatgTGTTCAATTATCACTGTCTACAATGAGAGCAATGATCGAGAGACATTCAAATTCCGAACCAACattttatgaaaatgtACAAGAATTCCATGAAGTAGTATCGCATAAAAAGATTTCAGAGTATCCACAAAAGTGTAGAATGGATTATTTGTACATTTCGGATTATCTGGTAGACCTGTTCATTTCAAAGAAgatagataaaataaaccTCAAACTCATCTGTGATGAGGTGTCTGGAGAAAGAGATCCAAGAAACATACTTGTGATGTTCAATTTGATATCGAAATTAGCAAGTGTAGCCGGAACGGATGAGGATTTCGAGTACATTTCAAGGACAATTTCAGTTTATTATCCAATTCAGTTTGAACCGCCTGAAAATGACACCATCAAAATAACTCCATTACAGTTAAAGAAATCACTCCTCTCATGTTTCATGTCGTCTCATAAGCTGGGACCATATTCAATGGAGATTTTAATGGACTCATTATACTCAGAATTTAGCCTGAGTCTTAATTATACATCAGTGATCTCAGACACTCTGTATTTTCTTACAGCTTGTAAACCAGTTTATCAAGACtgttttaataattttgtaggCCAATTGATACAAATCATGAAAATTGAACttttagataataaattattagaacCGACTGGACCAAGTGATATTCCCAGTGAGTTGTACGAATGTGAAGAATTGGATCAATTGAATTTATCGAAAGTGAAGGAGATAGgatcaaaatattatagaaCTTGGAATTTTGTAGATGaaaaagtaaaattatttggtgAAATAATGAGATTATTCGTAGAAACTATACATGAAGCGAATGATTTGATTGACGAATTCCTTAAACTGATAGCTGGAAATTTGTACTCGAATAACTCTGTAGGATATTTGGTGGATATTATGTGTGAGAATCCGAAAGTGCATAATAAAGTCATAGAATTCATAATTGTTCCAGTGCTCAAGAATATTAATGGAGCTGAAACTTGTGATGTTAATGATGTACTGAATATTTTGGTCATGTTTATTATGCCCAAGATACTCATTAACTGTGAATCACAAATATCTAATTCCAAGTTAATAGAGTCTCTATTATGCTTAGTTGATCCAGAAATTAAGTCAAAAGATAAATTGGATTATGAATTGGATACACAAAGAAAtgtacaatatttaaagCTTTTAGCACTGTCCTCATGTATCATAgatgataaaattgtaGAAAAACTGGTTCCATTTCTACTAGATAAGATCTTTCCTTCCCAATACAATATTGATTTGACGGATCAggaatttgataaatcacCCACTAAGGATGAGGAATTGTATTTTTTGGAATGCTTAATatgtttatataaatgCCATAATAAGAagaatgttaaaattttaaggtCCCTAAACTCTATTTGTTCTAAAGTTACCGAGAGTTATGATTTTCATAAATCTTTGTCAAGAATGtcatatattaatagaaatgGAAGACAAATTaacatattaaataaaatgtgtgGACTTTTCAAATCAGTTTTGGAACAAACAGGAGAGGATTCTTTGGACCAAGTATCACAAGATTCTTTAGAACAAGTATCACATTCTTTGGAAAATACTTCAGACAATTTATTGTTCCAGTTAGTTGTaaagattttaattatattattcaagTCATTGAAATGTTTGATTGGGTTTAAAATGGTATTGGACTCAGTAAATGAAGAGGACGTGAGTGATATGTTCATTTCATACTCAAGTTTGATCCCATGTGCATTTGAAAATGGTTGTAGAGAACTGGTGTTAAAACTATATACTAAAgaacaattattaaaagatCTTAAAAACCTAATTCTCCTGTATAAAGACTCATTTTATAATGATGAGAAGAATATTATTCGGGTTATATTCTTAACGTCAAGTGTTCCAAGGATTATAAAATACCTTAATGAAGCTGTGGAATCAGATTTCAAATTTCTAAACACAGATttcacatttttaaatacaGATTTTAGGTTCCTTAATGtttatttgaataaatataaagaagATCTAAAAATACAATTGAATTGTGGAAATGAGTTGTTTTCAAGTGGATTGGAGCTAATGAATTTAGAGTCGGACTTGATCTGTGGAGGATACTTTAAAGACTTTGAAAAGTTAAGATCGTTTTCCTATTTCAACGGGTCACTGCTGGTAAAATATGGTTTGAATAGGTACAAATTTGATCTTGCGGATTTAATAAGTAAGATCAAATTACTTGAAAATTATAGAGTTAAGAACCTTGAATATGAAGATTTGTTCCTATTAATCGTGCCAATATCAATAAACAGAGTTAAACCGATAATTAAATACCAACTAATTGATATTAGGAAAACATACCAAGATGAAGTAAGTGGATCtgatgaaaaattattggaaTTCTTGAAGAATAAGATAAAGGAAGATACTAATTTGGTACCAAATTATCAGGAAAACTTGAGTGACATTTCAAAAATTGaactatatatagtattaatatcaataatGCTAAATAAAGGCGAGAATATTGAAGTTGAATCCATTAATATGATAATCGAGGGTATTAACGAAATTTTATCAATgtttaaagaaattaaatctaataatgGAGAACAAAATAGTTTGGAATGGGAACTAACAAGAGAATATGTACATTGGTGTTTTGACAAGTATTTAATGTGCCTACAGCAGTTACTCTATGGAGTTGTATCAAGAGATTCAGTTAAAGAAAGACATGAATATTTTGGACAAGATTTTGATAATGTATTGGAGGAATTGATCAATGTGTATGAAATCAATCAGGTCCCGTTCAGTAgaattttaacaattttgaTAACAAACTCAGTGATGAAAATTAGTGGATTGGaaatttatacaaaacAAAAGGTGAGAACActtgataatattattaatttagttaattaa
- a CDS encoding mitochondrial import inner membrane translocase Tim17 subunit, putative (4 probable transmembrane helices predicted for TA06575 by TMHMM2.0 at aa 20-37, 61-83, 90-107 and 117-139) — MQGRDISRQPCPDRIVEDMGGAFGMGSVGGFLWHFIAGAKNSPRGLILKNALYTASSKSPVLGGNFAIWGGTFSTFDCTFQALRNKEDHWNAIFSGFVTGGVLALRGGLKNASRNAFIGGVLLSIIETVSIVVNKRIAVTPRQHFQRQMEYEKQLK; from the exons ATGCAAGGTCGTGATATATCTAGGCAGCCTTGTCCTGACAGGATTGTTGAAGACATGGGTGGAGCCTTCGGTATGGGTTCCGTTGGTGGATTTCTTTGGCATTTTATTGCTGGCGCCAAGAATTCTCCCAGAggtttgattttaaaaaatgcTCTATATACTGCGAGTTCAAAATCCCCTGTTCTCGGTGGTAATTTTGCCATTTGGGGAGGCACATTTTCAACCTTCGACTGTACCTTCCAGGCTCTTCGTAATAAGGAAGATCATTGGAATGCTATTTTCAGTGGCTTTGTCACTGGAGGTGTTCTAGCACTTAGGGGAGGATTAAAAAATGCCTCCAGAAATGCCTTTATTGGCGGCGTTCTTTTAA gTATTATTGAAACCGTTTCAATTGTTGTAAATAAACGTATAGCAGTGACTCCTAGACAACACTTTCAACGACAAATGGAATATGAGAAACAATTAAAGTAA